One window of Tepidanaerobacter acetatoxydans Re1 genomic DNA carries:
- a CDS encoding MalY/PatB family protein has translation MRYNFDEVIDRSGTNSAKWDKKTLQEMFGVEDVLPFWVADMDFKAARPIVDAVVKQAEHGIYGYSSRPDSYYEAIINWTKRRHGWEIKREWIEFTPGVVPAINYAIQAFCMPGDKIMIQNPVYYPFHGAIENNGCHIVDNTLKLNGDYYEIDFADFEKKAKDPKLTLFILCSPHNPVSRVWTKEELEKIGDICCKNNVIVLADEIHNDLVFSRYKHTMFASIKEEFAANSITCTAPSKTFNLAGMQASNIIIKNPVLREKFERILEKNAIGGQNPFSIAALEAAYNECEDWLDQLLDYLEENIRFIHYYLAEHLPKAKLIEPQGTYLGWLDLREYEPNGKKLESVVYKKGKVALDGGTWFGRGGDGFIRLNFACPKILLAQGLERISKAINEEYSK, from the coding sequence GTGAGGTATAACTTTGATGAAGTAATTGATCGCTCAGGAACTAATTCGGCAAAGTGGGATAAAAAAACTCTGCAAGAAATGTTCGGCGTAGAGGATGTGCTGCCGTTTTGGGTGGCTGATATGGATTTTAAAGCAGCACGTCCTATAGTTGATGCGGTTGTAAAGCAAGCCGAGCATGGTATATATGGATATAGCAGCAGGCCAGATTCTTATTATGAAGCAATAATCAATTGGACAAAGAGGCGCCACGGGTGGGAAATAAAGAGAGAATGGATTGAATTTACCCCAGGAGTAGTGCCGGCGATTAACTATGCGATCCAAGCTTTTTGCATGCCGGGGGATAAGATAATGATACAAAATCCGGTGTATTATCCTTTCCACGGTGCAATAGAAAACAATGGCTGCCATATAGTAGATAATACATTAAAGCTTAACGGAGATTATTATGAAATAGATTTTGCGGATTTTGAAAAGAAGGCAAAAGACCCAAAACTGACACTTTTCATACTCTGTAGTCCGCATAACCCTGTTTCAAGGGTTTGGACAAAAGAAGAACTGGAAAAAATCGGTGACATTTGCTGCAAAAACAATGTAATTGTTCTTGCTGATGAAATTCACAATGATTTGGTCTTTTCAAGGTACAAGCATACGATGTTTGCTTCCATAAAGGAAGAATTTGCTGCAAACTCTATAACATGTACCGCACCGAGTAAAACATTTAACCTTGCAGGCATGCAAGCATCCAATATTATCATAAAAAATCCTGTTCTTAGGGAGAAATTTGAAAGAATACTGGAGAAAAATGCGATTGGCGGTCAAAACCCCTTTAGTATCGCAGCCCTTGAAGCAGCTTATAATGAGTGTGAAGATTGGTTAGATCAGCTTTTAGATTATTTGGAAGAAAATATTAGGTTTATTCATTATTACCTTGCAGAACATCTTCCAAAAGCAAAATTGATTGAGCCTCAGGGGACTTATTTAGGGTGGCTTGATTTAAGGGAATATGAACCAAACGGCAAAAAATTGGAAAGCGTTGTTTATAAGAAAGGAAAAGTTGCTTTAGATGGCGGAACTTGGTTTGGTAGGGGCGGAGACGGATTTATTAGGCTAAATTTTGCATGCCCGAAAATCTTGCTTGCGCAGGGATTAGAAAGAATATCCAAAGCTATAAACGAAGAATACAGCAAATGA
- a CDS encoding helix-turn-helix domain-containing protein has product MFGQKIKQLRKQNNLSQSELARRTRIFNQSQISKIENNTRFLKANELKIIADALGVKVEELLNRPA; this is encoded by the coding sequence ATGTTTGGCCAAAAGATAAAGCAGCTTAGAAAACAAAACAACTTGTCACAGTCTGAACTTGCTCGAAGGACTAGAATCTTCAACCAATCTCAGATTAGCAAAATAGAGAACAATACAAGATTCCTCAAGGCCAACGAATTAAAAATTATTGCTGATGCATTGGGGGTGAAGGTTGAAGAACTGTTAAACAGACCTGCCTGA